The genomic segment AAAACGGATCATTTCCTGGCGAAGCCGCTTCGGATCGAGCACGTCGGCAGGCGCCTTCGACAGGAAGGCGAGCCGCGAAGCAAGCTTCGCGGCCACGGAGGCGGGCAGCATCAGCTGGCCCTTGACCGCGTCCCGGATGGACTCGACGATCTTGAGCGCGGGCAGGTCCTTCAGCATATAGCCGCAGGCGCCGTTCGCCAGCGCATCGACGATATACTCGTCCTCGGCGAAGGTCGTCAGGATCAGCACGGCGGTGTCGGGGTGCTCCCGCTTGATCGTTTTGGTGCTCTCGATGCCGTCCCGAAGGGGCATCCGAATATCCATCAGCACAAGGTCGGGGCGCAGCTCGCGGACAAGCTCGCAAGCCTGCTCGCCGTTCTCGGCCGCGCCGACCACTTGCATATCTTTTTGCAAATCGATGATCGTCTGCAGACCGTCCCGCATCAGCGTCTGATCGTCGGCGATGACTACGCGAATCATTAGAAAAGAACAACCTCCGCCTCCACGTTCGATGTTCCTATTATACCGCTGCGGGCCCAGATGCGGAGAGATTTTGACAAATTTCGTCATCATGACGCCGGTAACTGGTCATTCGTATCCCGAACCCTACAATTAAGCGTGGAGGAATAGAAGGCCGGAGGAGCAAGCGGCATTCTAGTTCATCGACGTTTGATAGCGCGGAGGGGAAAAAACAAAGATGAGACGCAAGATGAACATGCCGTTGCGAGACGAGACGGCGCGCCGCCTGATGCGCGAATTCGTCCTCTCGTTCGCGAAGGGCGGCCGTCTTCTCGGGGGATGGCGCCATCGAATCGCATTGACGGCCGTCGCGTGGATAGCTGCGGCGGCGATCGCGTCGACTGCGCATGCGGCGGACGAGCAGCCCAAGCTTACGGCAGTCTCGGTGCAGGTGACGGCCGGCGACGTTGGCGTCGTCTACCAGTCGTACGCGAACCGGTATGTCGTAGGACCGAACGGCTGGATGGAATGGAAGATTACGGTGAAAGAAAAGCTGGCAGGATTCACCGAAGGCGCGTTATACGATTTCGATAAAGAGAGCGCACTGAACTGGTGGGAGCACAAGATTGCAGTCATTAAGAAGCAGGAAGGCGACCATACGCTTGTGTTCCGTTTCGATCCGGGGACTTCCAGTCCGAGCGGGCCGCTCACGTTAGACCGCAAGCTGGCGCTCGACGGCCAATACGGCTCGGTCAAGTACTATGCCATCAATCCGGACAACGGACAGACGGTCATCAAGTCGACGACCGCCATCGACCTGTCGGGCGTCGGCGGCATGGCCGCGGTTCAGTTCAAGCGCGAATATCCGACGCTGACGATCACGCCGAATCCAAGCGATCTTCAGCGCGGCGGCCAGCCGCCAAGCGGCTTGTCCGTCGACCGGATCATCGTCGACGTGAAGGACGCCGTGCTCGATCCGCAAGACTTCGAGTTCAAGTACAGGCTGAGCGCCGGCATGTACAGCAAGTCGGTCGACTGGACGACGATGGCGGAGCGCAACTATATTCCGGTGCCGCCCGAAGCGCGCGGCAAGTCGGCGGATTTGGCGATCGAGGTGCGGGACCGCGGCGGCAACTGGAGGCCCTACACCCTCTTTTATCCCGGACCCGGCGGGTTCGTCGAATCCCGGGTCACGATGAATCCCTTCTATGTCATCGGCGGGGGCTCCGGCGATGCGGGGGGGCGATACCTCGGCATGCTGGGCGACGGCGGCTCCGATCCGATGATGCGAGCGGACGTCCTGCGCACGGCGGTCGCGGATTTCAAATTTTTGCGGCAAACGTACGAGATGCCGAGAAACGCGTATACCTGGCTCGCTGCGTTTGTGTACAGCACGGGGCAGAAGTCGGTGAACGGCTACAAGGGCTATGCCGACGTCGATCTGACGGCGAGCGGCTACTTGTGGAGTACCAGTTCCAACCTGCCGGTGGACAACCTGCCGGTCAAGCCATTCTCGGACACCTATCGCGCCGTCGAGACCAACCCGCTGAACGGGCGCCAGTATGAAGGATACTGGGCTGTCATGCCATCCACGGATACGGCGTCTCTGGGCGAAGGGACGTACTATTTGTACGTCAAAACCGTCGACGCCGTCACGGGCGGCTTCATGTGGCAGCAGGTGTATTACGACGCGGATCGCTTCCTGACCGACAAAAACGCGACCAATCCCACGCCGGTCAAGCTAATGAAGGATACGACGCCGCTTACGATCGACTTTGCGGACCAGCCGCTCGCCCGCGGCGATTACGTCATCGAAGCCGATGTCGCCGACAA from the Cohnella hashimotonis genome contains:
- a CDS encoding response regulator transcription factor, which produces MIRVVIADDQTLMRDGLQTIIDLQKDMQVVGAAENGEQACELVRELRPDLVLMDIRMPLRDGIESTKTIKREHPDTAVLILTTFAEDEYIVDALANGACGYMLKDLPALKIVESIRDAVKGQLMLPASVAAKLASRLAFLSKAPADVLDPKRLRQEMIRFTDREKKVILLMLEGRSNREMAEFLFMSEGTVKNYVSVIYQKIGTNDRAKALLLLQGLMREEEPEGRDAD